From one Amycolatopsis sp. FDAARGOS 1241 genomic stretch:
- a CDS encoding GNAT family N-acetyltransferase has translation MIRLAHARELAALRELERAAGTPFREVGMAEIADDEPFSVAELRPYQADGRCWVAAPAGTPVAYLVADVVDGNGHVEQVSVRPSHARRGLGRRLIDAAAAWAASRGLPALTLTTFRDVPWNAPYYARLGFRVLPAAAWGPELRAIREHEAARGLDRWPRVAMIR, from the coding sequence GTGATCCGACTCGCCCACGCCCGGGAGCTGGCCGCTCTGCGTGAACTCGAACGCGCCGCCGGAACGCCGTTCCGCGAGGTCGGCATGGCGGAGATCGCGGACGACGAGCCGTTTTCGGTGGCGGAGCTGCGGCCGTACCAGGCAGACGGCCGGTGCTGGGTCGCCGCGCCTGCCGGCACGCCGGTGGCGTACCTGGTCGCGGACGTCGTCGACGGCAACGGGCACGTGGAACAGGTCTCGGTGCGGCCGTCGCACGCACGCCGCGGGCTCGGCCGCCGGCTGATCGACGCGGCGGCCGCGTGGGCTGCTTCGCGGGGCCTGCCGGCACTGACGCTCACGACGTTCCGCGACGTGCCGTGGAACGCCCCGTACTACGCACGGCTCGGCTTCCGGGTGCTGCCGGCGGCGGCCTGGGGCCCCGAGCTGCGGGCGATCCGGGAGCACGAGGCCGCGCGCGGCCTGGACCGCTGGCCGCGCGTCGCCATGATCCGCTGA
- a CDS encoding IclR family transcriptional regulator translates to MLLAFSEHRWEASVAELAEVIGSPVATTYRYVQLLKELQLLEEARSGRYHVTSQVMPLARAARLANDLARIARPTMEEAARELGETILLFQHFGDLAVCTDRVECDRAMRFTFQPGHSIPLGAGATGKMLLALLPDGEREQLVVDVAREHGVEVREELKHALANHYAQSWGDIEDGVWACSVPLETGRPRPAVLSLVGPAARISEDARREAIDALQLYAERIRKAVTSYSL, encoded by the coding sequence GTGCTGCTCGCGTTTTCCGAGCACCGCTGGGAGGCGAGCGTCGCCGAGCTGGCCGAGGTGATCGGCAGCCCGGTCGCCACCACCTACCGCTACGTGCAGCTGCTCAAGGAGCTGCAGCTGCTCGAGGAGGCCAGGTCGGGGCGCTACCACGTGACGAGCCAGGTGATGCCGCTGGCGCGGGCCGCGCGGCTGGCCAACGACCTCGCGCGCATCGCCCGCCCGACCATGGAGGAGGCCGCGCGCGAGCTCGGCGAGACGATCCTGCTGTTCCAGCACTTCGGTGACCTGGCGGTCTGCACTGATCGAGTCGAGTGCGACCGCGCCATGCGGTTCACGTTCCAGCCCGGCCACTCGATCCCGCTCGGTGCGGGCGCGACCGGCAAGATGCTGCTCGCGCTGCTGCCCGACGGGGAGCGCGAGCAGCTCGTCGTGGACGTCGCGCGCGAGCACGGCGTCGAGGTGCGCGAGGAGCTGAAGCACGCGCTCGCGAACCACTACGCGCAGAGCTGGGGCGACATCGAGGACGGCGTGTGGGCGTGCTCCGTGCCGCTCGAGACGGGGCGGCCGCGCCCGGCGGTGCTCTCGCTCGTCGGCCCGGCGGCGCGCATCAGCGAAGACGCGCGGCGCGAGGCGATCGACGCGTTGCAGCTGTATGCCGAACGGATCCGAAAAGCAGTTACGTCCTATTCGCTGTAG
- a CDS encoding PH domain-containing protein, with protein MSTAAPAPLVAAEGTAEAPWHRLDLRMLLIRPVLDLVRSLPVLVGALVLGSGNSWQWIGLAITALTIATGVSHCLTSRYRITRTQVEWRTGLLLRKHRAVPRDRIRTVDVVSEPKHRLFSLAAVRIGTGRHSHGQGPGKDELVLDAVTRDEAQRLRTLLLHRKAVAESVDATAPPEQLLAEVDKRWLRYAPFTLSGLAVVGAILGTVYHFAHELNLDPVRYGPLRDLAQRVTEEPVWLTVLTAAIGLLVLVAVLSVGGYVLSFWNFRLTREPGGTLHIRRGLVTTRSVSIEEDRLRGAEVKEPLPLRLVGGAKGVAVAAGLREGKGADKGGGLLLPPAPVGRVREVVDDALGEHVADVPLVRHPRQALNRRITRALTSALVPAAALFLPAHTGVLPNWPWQVALALVPFAALVGWDRYRTLGHALTGRYLVTRSGSLARTTVAVRRDALTGIVVVRSWFQRRAGLVTVVAPIAAGRGRYHVVDVGENAGLALADATAPGLLTPFLVRRAAE; from the coding sequence GTGAGCACGGCCGCGCCGGCCCCGCTCGTGGCCGCCGAAGGCACGGCTGAGGCGCCCTGGCACCGGCTCGACCTGCGGATGCTGCTCATCCGGCCGGTGCTCGACCTCGTGCGGTCGCTGCCCGTGCTCGTCGGCGCGCTCGTGCTGGGGTCGGGCAACAGCTGGCAGTGGATCGGGCTCGCGATCACCGCGCTGACGATCGCCACCGGCGTCTCGCACTGCCTGACGTCGCGCTACCGCATCACCCGGACGCAGGTCGAGTGGCGCACCGGGCTGTTGCTGCGCAAGCACCGCGCCGTGCCGCGCGACCGGATCCGCACCGTCGACGTGGTGTCGGAGCCGAAGCACCGGCTGTTCTCGCTGGCCGCGGTGCGGATCGGGACCGGACGGCACTCGCACGGCCAAGGCCCGGGCAAGGACGAGCTCGTGCTCGACGCCGTCACGCGTGACGAGGCGCAGCGGCTGCGGACACTGCTGCTGCACCGGAAAGCCGTCGCCGAGTCCGTCGACGCCACCGCCCCGCCGGAGCAGCTCTTGGCGGAGGTGGACAAGCGGTGGCTCCGGTACGCGCCGTTCACGCTGTCCGGCCTCGCGGTCGTCGGTGCCATTCTCGGCACCGTCTACCACTTCGCGCACGAGCTGAACCTCGACCCGGTGCGCTACGGCCCGCTGCGCGACCTCGCGCAGCGCGTCACCGAGGAACCGGTGTGGCTCACCGTGCTCACCGCTGCGATCGGCCTGCTCGTGCTGGTCGCGGTGCTGTCGGTGGGCGGCTACGTGCTGTCGTTCTGGAACTTCCGGCTCACCCGCGAACCCGGCGGCACGCTGCACATCCGCCGTGGCCTCGTCACGACCCGGTCGGTGTCGATCGAGGAGGACCGGCTGCGCGGCGCTGAGGTCAAGGAGCCGTTGCCGTTGCGGCTGGTCGGTGGCGCGAAGGGGGTGGCCGTGGCCGCCGGGCTGCGCGAGGGCAAAGGTGCGGACAAGGGCGGCGGGCTGTTGCTGCCGCCCGCACCGGTCGGGCGCGTGCGCGAAGTCGTGGACGACGCGCTGGGTGAGCACGTGGCGGACGTGCCGCTCGTGCGGCACCCGCGCCAGGCCCTCAACCGGCGGATCACGCGGGCGTTGACGAGCGCGCTCGTCCCGGCGGCGGCGCTGTTCCTGCCGGCGCACACGGGTGTGCTGCCGAATTGGCCGTGGCAGGTGGCGCTGGCCCTCGTGCCGTTCGCGGCGCTCGTCGGCTGGGACCGCTACCGCACGCTGGGCCACGCGCTGACCGGCCGCTACCTCGTGACGCGCTCGGGGTCGCTGGCGCGCACGACGGTGGCCGTGCGCCGCGACGCGCTCACCGGGATCGTCGTGGTGCGTTCGTGGTTCCAGCGGCGCGCGGGGCTCGTGACTGTAGTCGCGCCGATCGCGGCGGGGCGTGGGCGCTACCACGTGGTGGACGTCGGCGAGAACGCCGGCTTGGCACTCGCCGACGCGACGGCGCCGGGACTGCTCACACCGTTCCTCGTCCGCCGCGCCGCCGAATAA
- a CDS encoding PH domain-containing protein, with protein sequence MTSEDAATLSLSLRPPEHRVSRKAIGHWTASAALGWLVVICVQAVVVATSDGPPSWLTVTLVICCVLGPLHLLVMPQWRYRVHRWEVTGEAVYTQSGWLKQEWRIAPISRIQTVDIERGPLEQLFGLARITVTTASAAGPLRISGLDHDRAVMLADELTRTTQAIRGDAT encoded by the coding sequence GTGACCTCAGAAGATGCCGCCACGCTGAGCCTCAGCCTTCGGCCACCCGAGCACCGGGTGAGCCGCAAGGCGATCGGCCACTGGACCGCCTCAGCCGCGCTCGGCTGGCTGGTGGTGATCTGCGTGCAGGCCGTGGTGGTGGCCACCAGCGACGGCCCGCCGTCGTGGCTCACGGTGACGCTGGTGATCTGTTGCGTGCTCGGCCCGCTGCACCTGCTCGTGATGCCGCAGTGGCGCTACCGCGTACACCGGTGGGAGGTCACCGGTGAAGCGGTGTACACGCAGTCGGGCTGGCTGAAGCAGGAGTGGCGGATCGCGCCGATCTCGCGGATCCAGACCGTGGACATCGAACGCGGCCCGCTCGAGCAGCTGTTCGGCCTGGCCCGGATCACGGTGACCACGGCGTCGGCGGCCGGCCCGCTGAGGATCTCCGGGCTCGACCACGACCGGGCCGTGATGCTGGCCGACGAGCTCACCCGGACCACGCAGGCCATCCGGGGTGACGCGACGTGA
- a CDS encoding proteasome assembly chaperone family protein, translating into MGFDPEELYEVDSDVPDLHGAVLLHFFEGFMDAGSTGRLVADHLTSDVENRVIARFDVDRLIDYRSRRPPMTYAVDHWEDYEAPELAVRLLHDTDGTPFLLLTGPEPDHEWERFVAAVTQLVERWGVRLTVGFHGIPMGAPHTRPLGVTAHATREDLVAGGHQPLPNRMQVPGSVAALLEYRLGEQGHDAIGFAAHVPHYLAQSSYPAAALHVLECVGRATGLHLPDGELRVAAQVADAEIDRQVSESDEVADVVRALERQYDTFVEASGRDSLLAESQEHMPTAEELGSQFERFLAEQGGGDLPER; encoded by the coding sequence GTGGGATTCGATCCCGAGGAACTGTACGAGGTGGACTCGGACGTCCCCGACCTGCACGGAGCCGTGCTCCTGCACTTCTTCGAGGGCTTCATGGACGCGGGGTCCACCGGCAGGCTCGTCGCCGACCACCTGACCAGCGACGTCGAGAACCGGGTGATCGCGCGGTTCGACGTCGACCGCCTCATCGACTACCGCTCCCGGCGCCCGCCGATGACCTACGCCGTGGACCACTGGGAGGACTACGAGGCCCCCGAGCTGGCCGTGCGCCTGCTCCACGACACCGACGGCACGCCGTTCCTGCTGCTGACCGGGCCCGAACCCGACCACGAGTGGGAGCGCTTCGTGGCCGCCGTGACGCAGCTGGTGGAGCGCTGGGGCGTGCGGCTCACCGTCGGCTTCCACGGCATCCCGATGGGTGCGCCGCACACGCGCCCGCTGGGCGTGACGGCCCACGCGACGCGGGAAGACCTCGTCGCCGGTGGTCACCAGCCGTTGCCCAACCGCATGCAGGTGCCGGGCAGCGTGGCCGCGCTGCTGGAGTACCGCCTCGGCGAACAGGGCCACGACGCGATCGGCTTCGCCGCCCACGTGCCCCACTACCTCGCACAGTCGTCCTACCCGGCCGCGGCGCTGCACGTGCTCGAATGCGTCGGTCGCGCCACCGGGCTGCACCTGCCGGACGGCGAGCTGCGGGTGGCAGCCCAGGTCGCCGACGCGGAGATCGACCGCCAGGTGTCCGAGTCCGACGAGGTCGCCGACGTCGTGCGCGCCCTGGAACGCCAGTACGACACGTTCGTCGAGGCCTCCGGCCGCGACAGCCTCCTGGCCGAGTCGCAGGAGCACATGCCGACGGCCGAGGAGCTCGGCTCACAGTTCGAGCGGTTCCTCGCCGAACAGGGCGGCGGGGACCTGCCGGAGCGCTGA
- a CDS encoding class I SAM-dependent methyltransferase, producing MPLPAGKPAGGNSCPVVVYRPGMTQRFTARTLGGALRRKAGSVLHRVATRMHDPYTDQLNQIRDELREEIVRQGDRLMDRVVEFEIRSRRDIVYAGDQDAALESNVFARENLVGARHFGSPPETLKYALSLAPTGGMALEFGVASGNTLRTISAARGGVEVYGFDSFEGLPEAWLNGMPAGAFARQDLPDVPGAELVVGLFSDSLPGFLEKHPGHVDFLHVDGDLYSSAKTVLDHVGPRLRAGSIVHFDEFFNFPGWKRHEYRAWMEHIEKTGVEFTYEAYTYNDNQVTVRITGGPGLSAPASGEVSAERA from the coding sequence TTGCCGTTACCCGCCGGTAAACCGGCCGGTGGGAATTCGTGTCCGGTTGTTGTATATCGTCCCGGAATGACACAGCGGTTCACGGCAAGGACGTTGGGTGGCGCCCTCCGGCGAAAGGCCGGCTCGGTGCTGCACCGCGTGGCCACTCGCATGCACGATCCGTATACCGATCAGCTGAACCAGATCCGCGACGAGCTGCGGGAAGAAATCGTCCGCCAGGGCGACCGGCTGATGGATCGGGTGGTCGAATTCGAAATCCGGAGCCGGCGCGACATCGTCTACGCCGGTGATCAGGACGCGGCGCTCGAGAGCAATGTCTTCGCACGCGAGAACCTGGTGGGCGCTCGCCACTTCGGCAGTCCGCCCGAAACGCTGAAATACGCGCTGTCCCTCGCGCCCACCGGCGGCATGGCGCTCGAGTTCGGCGTCGCGTCGGGCAATACGCTGCGCACCATTTCCGCCGCCCGCGGCGGTGTCGAGGTCTACGGCTTCGACTCGTTCGAAGGTCTGCCCGAGGCGTGGCTCAACGGCATGCCCGCCGGCGCCTTCGCCCGCCAGGACCTCCCGGACGTCCCCGGTGCCGAACTCGTGGTCGGTCTCTTCAGCGACAGCCTCCCGGGCTTCCTCGAGAAGCATCCGGGCCACGTCGACTTCCTCCACGTCGACGGCGACCTGTACAGCTCCGCGAAAACCGTGCTGGACCACGTCGGCCCGCGGCTGCGCGCCGGCAGCATCGTGCACTTCGACGAGTTCTTCAACTTCCCCGGCTGGAAGCGCCACGAGTACCGCGCGTGGATGGAGCACATCGAAAAGACGGGTGTCGAGTTCACGTACGAGGCCTATACGTACAACGACAACCAGGTGACAGTTCGCATCACGGGCGGGCCGGGGTTGTCGGCTCCCGCATCGGGCGAAGTGTCGGCCGAGCGCGCCTGA